In Natronococcus occultus SP4, the following proteins share a genomic window:
- a CDS encoding sodium/proline symporter codes for MSSVLGAAGTVLQQDGIPVADDPIILGFGAAYLLIVLLIGIWGWMRTDSTSDFLITGKSIGTWVLALTAFSVIQSGFGFIGGPELVYEFGTTALWIFFTAPLGFLLTWVVLAKRMRLIADIRNVLTLPDAMYVRYESDWVRGLSGVAVALGVVAYLAVNLAALQFVMRAIFGIPVLWGLFGGALILLLYCMLGGMIAGVWTDFLQAITMVVGAVFVFAYAISFGGGMENISQNLASTDPNLISPFGAMGGATTAVLVGIAWWVLFSVGAAGQPHLITKFYMSRNLTILKWGAPIAAISYAISSLIAFSAGLSMRAMVEAGQREATFSASEVGPVFVLDHTGSIIAGLILAALLAAIMSTSDSFLNIGAAAISRDIPRALGRPITDPKTELRVTQGALAGLTVLSTIVVFYSDALVGILGAISWGFFAAAFVPIVVFGLNWKGATKEGAIAALVVGMLYNIIYNVVPEAAAIVDAGWLNWISENVVMATYPYPAEVPAEAISLLVTMAVFVFVSIATQRGRELPADLHALFER; via the coding sequence ATGAGTAGCGTCCTCGGAGCCGCCGGAACCGTCCTCCAGCAGGACGGGATCCCCGTCGCGGACGATCCGATCATCCTCGGCTTCGGCGCGGCGTACCTGCTGATCGTCCTCCTGATCGGCATCTGGGGCTGGATGCGAACCGATTCGACCAGCGACTTCCTGATTACGGGCAAGAGTATCGGCACCTGGGTCCTCGCGCTGACGGCGTTCTCGGTGATCCAGTCCGGGTTCGGTTTCATCGGCGGTCCCGAACTTGTCTACGAGTTCGGGACGACCGCGCTGTGGATCTTCTTTACCGCGCCGCTTGGCTTCCTGCTGACGTGGGTCGTCCTGGCAAAGCGGATGCGCCTGATCGCCGACATCCGGAACGTGTTGACCCTGCCCGACGCGATGTACGTCCGCTACGAGAGCGATTGGGTTCGCGGGCTCAGCGGCGTCGCCGTCGCACTCGGCGTCGTCGCCTACCTGGCGGTCAATCTGGCGGCGCTGCAGTTCGTCATGCGGGCGATCTTCGGCATCCCCGTGCTGTGGGGCCTGTTCGGGGGCGCGCTAATCCTGCTGCTGTACTGTATGCTCGGCGGGATGATCGCGGGCGTCTGGACGGACTTCCTGCAGGCGATCACGATGGTCGTCGGCGCCGTGTTCGTCTTCGCGTACGCGATCTCGTTCGGGGGCGGGATGGAGAACATCTCCCAGAACCTGGCGAGCACGGATCCGAACCTCATCTCGCCGTTCGGCGCGATGGGCGGGGCCACGACCGCCGTCCTCGTCGGGATCGCCTGGTGGGTGCTGTTCTCGGTCGGCGCGGCCGGCCAACCCCACCTGATCACGAAGTTCTACATGAGCCGCAACCTCACGATCCTCAAGTGGGGTGCCCCGATCGCGGCGATCTCCTACGCGATCTCGAGCCTGATCGCGTTCTCGGCCGGGCTGTCGATGCGTGCGATGGTCGAGGCCGGCCAGCGCGAGGCGACGTTCTCGGCCTCTGAGGTCGGACCGGTCTTCGTCCTCGATCACACCGGAAGCATCATCGCCGGGCTGATCCTCGCGGCGCTTTTGGCGGCGATCATGTCTACCAGTGACTCGTTTCTCAACATCGGCGCGGCCGCGATCTCGCGGGACATTCCGCGAGCGCTCGGCAGGCCGATCACCGACCCGAAGACCGAGCTCCGGGTCACGCAGGGCGCGCTGGCGGGACTGACGGTGCTGTCGACGATCGTCGTCTTCTACTCCGACGCGCTGGTCGGCATCCTCGGGGCGATCAGCTGGGGCTTCTTTGCCGCCGCGTTCGTCCCGATCGTCGTCTTCGGGTTGAACTGGAAGGGAGCGACGAAGGAAGGGGCGATCGCCGCCCTCGTCGTCGGCATGCTGTACAACATCATCTACAACGTCGTGCCCGAGGCCGCGGCGATCGTCGACGCGGGCTGGCTCAACTGGATCAGCGAGAACGTCGTGATGGCGACCTACCCGTACCCCGCCGAAGTTCCCGCCGAGGCCATCTCCTTGCTCGTGACGATGGCCGTCTTCGTCTTCGTCTCGATCGCGACCCAGCGGGGTCGTGAGCTACCTGCCGACCTCCACGCCCTGTTCGAGCGCTGA
- the cmk gene encoding (d)CMP kinase gives MSTGATTTVEIDTTLFITVSGPPGCGATTLCERLSDAIGCPYVSGGDIFRELAEDRGLNLNQLTAEADADDEIDRAIDGRLQSIAEKWGTANKPFILESRLAGWIAGDRADLRIWLDAPEDVRLERIEDRIETEPEMRVREVSEAGRYESYYEIDIDEREFYDLQLNTARWGKEGVFQVIRAAIEEYDPDADTGAFPTPELDP, from the coding sequence ATGTCCACGGGTGCGACCACAACCGTCGAGATCGACACAACACTGTTCATCACCGTCTCCGGACCGCCGGGCTGTGGCGCGACGACGCTCTGTGAACGCCTCTCCGACGCGATCGGCTGTCCGTACGTCTCCGGGGGCGACATCTTCCGGGAGCTCGCCGAGGACCGGGGGCTGAACCTCAACCAGCTGACCGCCGAGGCCGACGCCGACGACGAGATCGACCGGGCGATCGACGGGCGCCTCCAGTCGATCGCCGAGAAGTGGGGTACCGCGAACAAACCATTCATCCTCGAATCCCGGCTCGCGGGCTGGATCGCGGGCGATCGCGCGGACCTGCGGATCTGGCTCGACGCCCCCGAGGACGTCCGCCTCGAACGGATCGAGGACCGCATCGAGACCGAGCCCGAGATGCGGGTCCGGGAGGTCAGCGAGGCCGGACGCTACGAGTCCTACTACGAGATCGACATCGACGAGCGGGAGTTCTACGACCTCCAGCTCAACACCGCCCGCTGGGGGAAAGAGGGCGTGTTCCAGGTCATCCGGGCCGCCATCGAGGAGTACGACCCCGACGCCGATACGGGAGCGTTCCCGACGCCGGAGCTGGATCCGTAG
- a CDS encoding bile acid:sodium symporter: MKRYIAVVWISEFIIRNAAYLGQLFRSQRSLLVVIGATLAGVAYPALAAPIEPLLPAFVAGLVFTAFYGFSLGDTTVRSVSVPVIGSLVCLYLLVPITLYPIAAATLSGELLLGVLVVLSAPVAAGSSIIWTRLGGGNTLSATVTVLASMLLAPLAMPSLISLFADSGVDVAAADLVVELGAIVLVAGLLASFVPADAVSDDQLDTFSVATIGALIYASVGSSPLSVEPIQLAVVAGIAIAALGLSAAVAAGLYARGVRSDDCITVLFSGSMKNMSVAVMIGAVLGGGTIVAAITAFHVVQQVVSSSIVGRLGPAGGSEPVATTQPGD, encoded by the coding sequence TTGAAAAGATATATAGCCGTCGTCTGGATATCCGAGTTCATCATCCGAAACGCCGCCTATCTCGGACAGCTCTTCCGATCGCAACGTTCGCTTCTCGTCGTCATCGGCGCCACCCTCGCCGGCGTCGCCTACCCCGCCCTCGCAGCACCGATCGAACCCCTGCTCCCGGCGTTCGTCGCCGGGTTAGTGTTCACCGCGTTCTACGGGTTCAGCCTCGGCGACACCACGGTCCGTTCGGTCTCCGTGCCGGTGATCGGCTCGCTGGTCTGTCTCTACTTGCTCGTCCCGATCACCCTGTACCCGATCGCCGCGGCGACCCTCTCGGGGGAGTTGCTGCTCGGCGTCCTGGTCGTCCTCTCCGCTCCGGTCGCGGCCGGCAGCTCGATCATCTGGACGCGACTCGGCGGCGGGAACACGCTCTCGGCGACGGTGACGGTGTTGGCCTCGATGCTGCTGGCCCCGCTCGCGATGCCGTCGCTGATCTCGCTGTTTGCCGACTCCGGCGTCGACGTCGCCGCTGCCGACCTCGTCGTCGAACTCGGCGCAATCGTGCTAGTGGCCGGGCTGCTCGCCTCTTTCGTCCCCGCCGACGCCGTCTCGGACGATCAGCTCGATACGTTCTCCGTCGCGACGATCGGCGCCCTGATCTACGCGAGCGTCGGTAGCTCGCCGCTGTCGGTCGAGCCGATCCAGCTCGCGGTCGTTGCCGGAATCGCGATCGCAGCGCTCGGCCTCAGCGCGGCCGTCGCCGCAGGACTGTACGCTCGCGGCGTCCGGAGCGACGACTGTATCACCGTGCTGTTCTCGGGCTCGATGAAAAACATGAGCGTCGCCGTCATGATCGGAGCGGTGCTCGGTGGCGGGACGATCGTCGCCGCCATCACCGCCTTCCACGTCGTCCAGCAGGTCGTCAGCAGCTCGATCGTCGGGCGCCTCGGGCCCGCGGGCGGCTCGGAGCCCGTTGCGACGACCCAGCCCGGCGATTAA
- the guaB gene encoding IMP dehydrogenase yields MANDAPEHEPYSSKLQVPEALTFDDVLLRPKESHVEPDDADLSSHVSRSVELSVPILSAAMDTVTESDMAIAMARHGGLGVIHRNMNVDEMVEEIGRVKRADELVIPYEDVVTADPEMTVREIDDQMARQGVGGAPVVNTRGEVLGIISSTDIRPHLEVNEDDPVTEAMTDEVITVHEDVDPREAFDLMYDHKIERVPVVDDENLLVGLVTMQGILQRREYKEAVRDEDGQLCCGVAVSPFEDERAEAADEAGADILFIDTAHAHNRNVIEGAREIKESVEADVVVGNVGTREAAAELVDFADGIKVGIGPGSICTTRVVSGAGMPQITAVAQVADVASEHGIPVIADGGIRYSGDAIKAVAAGADAVMLGSYFAGTDEAPGRVVTMNGKKYKQYRGMGSVGAMKSGDSDRYLKEEPEEEDDYVPEGVEAATPYKGTLKSELHQLAGGMQSGMGYVGAPTIPEFKERSEFVRVSSAGQAESHAHDVVITDEAPNYSPDE; encoded by the coding sequence TCTTCGAAACTGCAGGTACCGGAAGCGCTAACGTTCGACGACGTCCTCCTCCGACCGAAGGAGAGTCATGTCGAACCCGACGACGCCGATCTCTCCTCACACGTCTCCCGCTCGGTCGAGCTCTCGGTCCCCATTCTGTCGGCCGCGATGGACACCGTCACCGAGAGCGATATGGCCATCGCGATGGCCCGCCACGGCGGGCTCGGCGTCATCCACCGCAATATGAACGTCGACGAGATGGTCGAGGAGATCGGCCGGGTCAAACGCGCCGACGAACTCGTCATCCCCTACGAGGACGTCGTCACGGCCGACCCCGAGATGACCGTTCGCGAGATCGACGACCAGATGGCTCGCCAGGGCGTCGGCGGCGCCCCCGTCGTCAACACGCGCGGAGAAGTGCTGGGGATCATCTCGAGTACCGACATCCGCCCGCACCTCGAGGTCAACGAGGACGACCCCGTCACCGAGGCGATGACCGACGAGGTCATCACCGTCCACGAGGACGTCGACCCCCGCGAGGCGTTCGATCTGATGTACGATCACAAGATCGAGCGCGTCCCGGTCGTCGACGACGAGAATCTGCTCGTTGGCCTGGTGACGATGCAGGGCATCCTCCAGCGCCGCGAGTACAAGGAGGCGGTCCGGGACGAGGACGGCCAGCTGTGTTGTGGCGTCGCCGTCAGCCCATTCGAGGACGAGCGCGCCGAGGCAGCCGACGAGGCCGGCGCCGACATCCTGTTTATCGACACCGCCCACGCGCACAACCGCAACGTCATCGAGGGCGCCCGCGAGATCAAGGAGTCCGTCGAGGCCGACGTCGTCGTCGGCAACGTCGGTACCCGCGAGGCCGCCGCGGAGCTGGTCGACTTTGCCGACGGGATCAAGGTCGGCATCGGTCCCGGCTCGATCTGTACGACACGGGTCGTCTCCGGTGCCGGCATGCCCCAGATCACCGCGGTCGCGCAGGTCGCAGACGTCGCCAGCGAGCACGGCATCCCCGTCATCGCGGACGGCGGCATCCGCTACTCCGGCGACGCGATCAAGGCGGTCGCCGCCGGCGCCGACGCCGTCATGCTGGGTTCGTACTTCGCCGGGACCGACGAGGCCCCCGGCCGCGTCGTCACGATGAACGGCAAGAAGTACAAGCAGTACCGCGGCATGGGGTCGGTCGGCGCGATGAAATCCGGCGATAGCGACCGCTACCTCAAGGAAGAGCCCGAGGAGGAAGACGACTACGTCCCCGAGGGCGTCGAGGCCGCGACGCCGTACAAGGGCACCCTCAAGTCCGAGCTCCACCAGCTCGCTGGCGGGATGCAGTCGGGGATGGGGTACGTCGGCGCGCCGACGATCCCCGAGTTCAAGGAGCGCAGCGAGTTCGTCCGGGTGTCCTCGGCCGGCCAGGCTGAGAGCCACGCCCACGACGTCGTCATCACCGACGAGGCGCCCAACTACTCGCCCGACGAGTAA
- a CDS encoding acyl-CoA synthetase: MTYFVTLEGETYEDAVDAFSWDLPEEFNAAVDLVGKHDGDRVALHQAFPDGRRESYSFSDLDRRSNAVANVLEQRGVEFGDRVAVVLSQKPANVLTHLACWKVGAVSLPLSVLFGTDALRYRLTDSEARVAVVDAAQWETIREIAPDCPELEDVLVVDADAELDPDALEGATASRFDAAVDREDVDYEVASTDVDTPAIIMYTSGSTGEPKGVVHSHGVWLGHCPAFSMYFEREVRADDAVYWTPADWAWIGALGDLVFPAWHYGRPVVGSPMGSFDPEAALELAAEFDVTHTFLPPTAIRMLMDVDDPADRYELSLRVICSGGEPLTPEILEWADAELEGTVVNELYGQTEANLLVTNCREWFPARAGSMGKPVPGRDIALVDPETGERVEAGSVGEIAVRRGEDPVVFDRYWNAPERTERATLERGGDEQRSAEQSVSDGEAWHLTGDLAERDAEGYLWFKSRDDDLIITSGYRVGPREVEDAVLEHPSVAQVGVVGVPDDRRGEIIKAVVQPAAGTEGSEALREEIRELVRDRLAEYEYPREIEFREALPQTTTGKIRRSELE; this comes from the coding sequence ATGACGTACTTCGTCACGCTCGAGGGAGAGACGTACGAGGACGCCGTCGACGCCTTCTCGTGGGATCTCCCGGAGGAGTTCAACGCGGCCGTCGATCTGGTCGGCAAACACGACGGCGACCGGGTCGCGCTCCACCAGGCGTTCCCGGACGGACGACGCGAGAGCTACAGCTTTTCGGACCTCGATCGGCGCTCAAACGCGGTGGCGAACGTCCTCGAGCAACGCGGGGTCGAGTTCGGTGACCGAGTCGCGGTCGTCCTCTCCCAGAAACCCGCGAACGTCCTGACCCATCTGGCCTGCTGGAAAGTCGGGGCGGTCTCGCTGCCGCTGTCGGTACTTTTCGGCACCGACGCGCTTCGCTACCGGCTGACCGACAGCGAGGCCCGCGTCGCGGTCGTCGACGCCGCCCAGTGGGAGACGATCCGGGAGATCGCACCCGACTGTCCCGAGCTCGAGGACGTGCTGGTGGTCGACGCCGACGCCGAACTCGATCCGGACGCGCTCGAGGGCGCGACCGCCTCGCGGTTCGACGCGGCGGTCGATCGCGAGGACGTCGACTACGAGGTCGCGTCGACGGACGTCGACACGCCGGCGATAATCATGTACACCAGCGGGAGCACCGGCGAGCCGAAGGGCGTGGTCCACAGCCACGGCGTCTGGCTGGGACACTGTCCGGCCTTCTCGATGTACTTCGAGCGCGAGGTGCGGGCCGACGACGCCGTCTACTGGACGCCCGCGGACTGGGCCTGGATCGGGGCGCTGGGGGATCTGGTCTTTCCGGCCTGGCACTACGGTCGGCCCGTGGTCGGCTCGCCGATGGGGTCGTTCGATCCCGAGGCGGCCCTCGAGCTGGCCGCCGAGTTCGACGTCACCCACACCTTCCTCCCGCCGACGGCGATCCGGATGTTGATGGACGTCGACGATCCCGCCGACCGCTACGAGCTCTCCCTGCGGGTGATCTGCTCCGGGGGCGAGCCGCTGACACCGGAGATCCTCGAGTGGGCCGACGCCGAACTCGAGGGGACGGTCGTCAACGAGCTGTACGGCCAGACGGAGGCGAACCTGCTCGTCACGAACTGTCGAGAGTGGTTCCCCGCGCGTGCGGGGAGTATGGGAAAACCGGTACCCGGACGCGATATCGCGCTGGTCGACCCCGAGACGGGCGAGCGCGTCGAGGCGGGATCGGTCGGCGAGATCGCGGTTCGGCGCGGCGAGGACCCCGTCGTCTTCGATCGCTACTGGAACGCACCCGAACGGACCGAGCGCGCAACCCTCGAAAGAGGCGGCGACGAGCAACGCAGTGCGGAGCAATCTGTATCGGATGGCGAGGCCTGGCACCTGACCGGGGATCTCGCCGAGCGCGACGCCGAGGGCTACCTCTGGTTCAAGTCCCGCGACGACGACCTCATCATCACCAGCGGCTATCGGGTCGGTCCCCGGGAGGTCGAGGACGCCGTCCTCGAACATCCGTCGGTCGCCCAGGTCGGCGTCGTCGGCGTCCCCGACGACCGGCGCGGCGAGATCATCAAGGCGGTCGTCCAGCCCGCGGCGGGGACGGAGGGCTCCGAGGCGCTACGCGAGGAGATCCGCGAGCTGGTCCGGGATCGATTGGCCGAGTACGAGTACCCCCGCGAGATCGAGTTCCGCGAGGCGTTACCGCAGACGACGACGGGAAAGATCAGACGCTCCGAACTCGAATGA